A stretch of Cicer arietinum cultivar CDC Frontier isolate Library 1 chromosome 5, Cicar.CDCFrontier_v2.0, whole genome shotgun sequence DNA encodes these proteins:
- the LOC101513169 gene encoding uncharacterized protein isoform X2 has protein sequence MLASREMMTFQSYQDQANLFVKDYLLADSWIPYTSIVGGIFACKLIYDLTQLVCTNYFKSYSSFSKIQRIEWNNRAISTIHSVFITTMSLYLVFCSNLFSDNQSTEPITVRSSSLSTFALGVSVGYFISDFAMILWFFPSLGGYEYVIHHLLSLVAVAYSMLSGEGQLYTYMVLISETTTPGINLRWYLDVAGMKRSKAYLINGVVIFLAWMVERMHIIGQILVVVVPLVLSVMNLVWFAKIVKGLRKTLAKRQ, from the exons ATGTTGGCCTCTAGAGAAATGATGACTTTCCAATCTTACCAGGACCAGGCTAACTTATTCGTGAAGGATTATTTACTAGCAGACTCTTGGATTCCGTATACTTCTATTGTTGGTGGCATTTTTGCTTGCAAACTG ATCTATGATCTTACTCAGCTTGTGTGTACTAATTACTTTAAGAGCTATTCCAGCTTCTCAAAAATTCAACGTATTGAATGGAATAACCG AGCTATATCAACTATTCATTCAGTTTTCATAACAACTATGTCATTATACTTGGTGTTTTGCTCAAATTTGTTTTCTGACAACCAGTCTACTGAACCTATTACAGTTCGAAGCTCTTCATTGTCAACATTTGCACTGGGG GTTTCTGTTGGTTACTTCATTTCTGATTTTGCGATGATTCTTTGGTTCTTTCCTTCTCTTGGTGGATATGAGTAT GTCATTCATCATCTGCTTTCTTTAGTGGCAGTAGCATATTCAATGTTGAGTGGGGAAGGGCAGCTTTACACATACATGGTCCTGATCTCTGAGACAACTACTCCAGGAATCAATTTGAGATG GTATCTTGATGTAGCTGGTATGAAAAGATCCAAAGCTTATCTCATCAATGGGGTTGTAATATTCCTTGCTTGGATG GTTGAGCGGATGCACATCATTGGGCAGATATTGGTAGTTGTTGTGCCATTGGTGCTATCTGTTATGAACTTGGTTTGGTTTGCAAAGATTGTTAAAGGCTTGAGGAAGACATTGGCAAAGAGGCAGTAA
- the LOC101513169 gene encoding uncharacterized protein isoform X1 encodes MLASREMMTFQSYQDQANLFVKDYLLADSWIPYTSIVGGIFACKLIYDLTQLVCTNYFKSYSSFSKIQRIEWNNRAISTIHSVFITTMSLYLVFCSNLFSDNQSTEPITVRSSSLSTFALGVSVGYFISDFAMILWFFPSLGGYEYVIHHLLSLVAVAYSMLSGEGQLYTYMVLISETTTPGINLRWYLDVAGMKRSKAYLINGVVIFLAWMVARILLFIYLFYHVYLHFNQVERMHIIGQILVVVVPLVLSVMNLVWFAKIVKGLRKTLAKRQ; translated from the exons ATGTTGGCCTCTAGAGAAATGATGACTTTCCAATCTTACCAGGACCAGGCTAACTTATTCGTGAAGGATTATTTACTAGCAGACTCTTGGATTCCGTATACTTCTATTGTTGGTGGCATTTTTGCTTGCAAACTG ATCTATGATCTTACTCAGCTTGTGTGTACTAATTACTTTAAGAGCTATTCCAGCTTCTCAAAAATTCAACGTATTGAATGGAATAACCG AGCTATATCAACTATTCATTCAGTTTTCATAACAACTATGTCATTATACTTGGTGTTTTGCTCAAATTTGTTTTCTGACAACCAGTCTACTGAACCTATTACAGTTCGAAGCTCTTCATTGTCAACATTTGCACTGGGG GTTTCTGTTGGTTACTTCATTTCTGATTTTGCGATGATTCTTTGGTTCTTTCCTTCTCTTGGTGGATATGAGTAT GTCATTCATCATCTGCTTTCTTTAGTGGCAGTAGCATATTCAATGTTGAGTGGGGAAGGGCAGCTTTACACATACATGGTCCTGATCTCTGAGACAACTACTCCAGGAATCAATTTGAGATG GTATCTTGATGTAGCTGGTATGAAAAGATCCAAAGCTTATCTCATCAATGGGGTTGTAATATTCCTTGCTTGGATG GTTGCCAGAATACTTCTgttcatttatttgttttaccATGTGTACTTGCATTTTAATCAG GTTGAGCGGATGCACATCATTGGGCAGATATTGGTAGTTGTTGTGCCATTGGTGCTATCTGTTATGAACTTGGTTTGGTTTGCAAAGATTGTTAAAGGCTTGAGGAAGACATTGGCAAAGAGGCAGTAA
- the LOC101490721 gene encoding transcription termination factor MTERF8, chloroplastic-like gives MGESLQKNLHLCLSNDTSRTETQVITRNSLKLSKRLQIKNPNSPNAVIQLLKTYGFSDSQLCSYVKKHPFVLLSDPEKTLLPKLKFFHSIGVSTTDLPKILIGNTSFLTKSLEKTIIPRYEIIRSLVRNDEEVVSTMKHGSWNVHSVWVVNDAVQNIEVLRQLGVPQGCISLLVSNFPSVAFAKHSKFVEAVNIVKEIGFDPSKSNFVLAVQVIAKMDKEIWESRLKIFERWGWSRDLCRLAFRKYPQCMMISEKKIMKTMSFLVKDMGFTQEDIAKSPMILNRNFEKTLVPRYAVVKILKSKGLIKRDYSITSIISISEKKFLGRFVTRFQKDAALLMDAYNGHNEIYASATGCIQKFYQSSESNGFCRLLS, from the exons aTGGGTGAATCTTTACAAAAGAATTTACATTTGTGTCTCTCTAATGATACTAGTAGGACGGAAACTCAA GTTATCACCAGAAACAGCCTAAAACTCTCCAAAAGGTTACaaatcaaaaaccctaattcccCTAATGCTGTTATTCAACTTCTCAAAACCTATGGCTTCTCTGATTCACAGTTATGTAGTTATGTCAAAAAACACCCTTTTGTTCTTTTATCAGATCCTGAAAAGACCCTTTTGCCCAAACTCAAGTTTTTTCATTCCATTGGGGTTTCAACCACTGATCTCCCCAAAATCCTCATTGGGAACACTTCCTTTTTAACTAAAAGCTTGGAGAAAACCATTATCCCTCGTTATGAGATTATTCGGAGCCTAGTTCGGAATGATGAAGAGGTAGTTTCAACCATGAAGCATGGTTCATGGAACGTTCATTCTGTTTGGGTTGTAAATGATGCAGTTCAAAACATTGAGGTTTTGAGGCAACTTGGTGTGCCTCAAGGTTGCATTTCCCTTTTGGTATCAAATTTTCCGAGTGTAGCATTCGCCAAGCATAGTAAATTTGTTGAGGCTGTTAATATAGTGAAAGAAATCGGGTTTGATCCTTCGAAGTCGAATTTTGTTTTGGCAGTTCAAGTAATTGCAAAGATGGACAAAGAAATTTGGGAGTCGAGACTTAAGATTTTCGAGAGGTGGGGTTGGTCGAGAGACTTATGTCGTTTGGCTTTCCGAAAATATCCTCAGTGTATGATGATTTCAGAAAAAAAGATTATGAAAACAATGAGCTTCTTGGTGAAGGATATGGGTTTTACCCAAGAAGACATTGCTAAAAGCCCCATGATTCTGAACCGCAACTTCGAGAAAACATTAGTCCCTAGATATGCAGTTGTTAAGATTTTGAAGTCAAAGGGTTTGATAAAGAGAGATTATAGCATAACTAGCATTATTTCAATTAGCGAGAAAAAGTTTTTGGGGAGATTCGTCACCCGATTTCAAAAAGATGCAGCTCTGTTAATGGATGCATATAATGGTCACAA CGAGATATATGCTTCTGCTACAGGATGTATACAAAAGTTTTATCAATCATCAGAATCTAATGGTTTTTGCAGACTATTGTCCTAG